The genome window ACGATGCTTGAGATGGTCATTGCCTTAGCACTTGTTACGGTAATCCTGCTCTTTACCGGTCCACTGGTTAGTCACAGCCATGAACAGGTGGTTGAGCAGCGATTTTGGCAGAGTTTTCGCCAGCAATGGCATTTGGCACAGACACGGGCTCAGCTCAAGCGTCAGCCAACTACGATCACCTATTCTGCGGATACCAATGCAGTGGTTTTTACCAGCTGGCAAAATCGCACCAC of Limosilactobacillus oris contains these proteins:
- a CDS encoding type II secretion system protein — translated: MSRAKAFTMLEMVIALALVTVILLFTGPLVSHSHEQVVEQRFWQSFRQQWHLAQTRAQLKRQPTTITYSADTNAVVFTSWQNRTTIALPATMRVERFSPIEMQAGGYVKPATQRFYSRSGRCRYRLVIQMARGEYDVKKDEGIRDDG